TGTTCTTTCATTCCGTTCATAACCACCTAATTTCGTTATAGTACGATCTTCTTGACCTTCTTCTCGGAAAGCGTATCGTACAGCAATAAAAAACATTCTGATATTATGAAATCACCTGATGCTATCAGGCATCATAATCTCTCCTTCTTTCGAACAAGAGTACAGAGAAGGAGTTATATACAAAATTAAAAGTCTACTATGCTATTCTATCACTTTTCTGTACATAATCATATTCTCCGTAAAGACCTATTTTTCCTGCATTTTCATGGACATACTCGCTCTATAATCATATGAATCTAGTTTATCATTAAATTAACGTTTAGTTGTGATCGTCATCGTGATTTTTCTCAAAAAAAGATCACCCTCCTTAAACATAGAGGATGATCTTTAATATGTTTGCCTATCTATAATGTTTCACGTGAAACATTATTTGATTAGCGGTGTTTTGGAAGGAATTCCCGCTTTTCGTGGATACTTAGCAGGAGTTGCACCTGTCTTACGAATAATGACAATATGTCGAGCCGACTCTTCCACAGGCAAACTGAACGACTCTACTTTACCAAGTTGAGCACGAAGTTCCTTCAAACTGTACTTTGCCTCACTTAATTCTTCAGAAGGATCGTTTCCCTTCATGGCAGCAAAAACTCCATCTTTACGTGTAAAAGGAAGACAAAACTCGTTTAGCAAGGATAATCTAGCCACTGCACGTGCAGTAACCAAGTCATAGGCGTCGCGATGAGTGAACTGCCGGGCAATATCCTCCGCACGACCATGAATCAATTGAACATCAGTTAACTTTAATTTAGTACAGACATGCTGCAGAAAAGAGATTCTTTTACTCAGTGAATCAATGATCGTCAGCTTCAAATGTGGAAAACAAATTTTAAGAGGTATCCCTGGAAACCCAGCTCCCGAACCGATATCAGCTAGATTGTTTATCTCATTGATATTAAGAAAAAAAGCTAGTGAGATCGAATCATAAAAATGTTTGGTATATACCTGCTCGCGCTCAGTTATTCCAGTGAGATTCATTTTTTCATTCCAGGATACGAGTTCTTTATAGTAGAGATCGAATTGCTCTAATTGTTCTGCTGTAAGTGTAATGCCTCGTTCCTGTAAAAGCTGTGTGAATTGAACTTCCGTATTATCCATAGATTATCCTTTCGCCGCAGTTACCCGGTTGTAATGCTCGAGATATACGAGAAGAATGGAAATATCAGCAGGTGTTACTCCGGAAATCCGGGAAGCCTGACCTATGGAGATAGGACGTATTTTGGTAAGTTTCTGCCGTGCTTCCATTGCCAAACCATGAATCTCGTTATAGTTAATATCATCCGGTATTTTTTTCTTTTCCATCTTTTGTAGCCGTTCAACATGTTGGAGTTGCTTTTCGATATATCCAGCATATTTGATTTGGATTTCTACTTGTTCCTTCATTTCTGCGTCTAGCATTTCAGGTGATGGTGAGACTTGATCTACAAAACTATAATCAAGCTCTGGACGACGCATCAGAACAAGTAAATTACTACCGTCAACAATAGGCGCGGATTCATATTGCGCTAGGATATGATTTACCTCGACAGGTTTAACCTTCGTCTCTTGTAGGCGAACAATTTCACGTTCCACCCGTTCCTTCTTATCTACAAAGTTTTCGAAACGCGCTTGAGGTATCAATCCAATATCGTAGCCAATAGGCGTGAGTCGCAAGTCTGCATTGTCATGACGGAGCAGCAAACGATATTCCGCTCGTGAAGTAAGCAGGCGATACGGTTCATTTGTTCCCTTAGTAACAAGATCATCAATGAGTACACCAATGTACCCCTGTGAACGATCCAATACTACAGGTTCTTTATCTTGTACTTTACGTGCTGCATTAATACCAGCCATAACCCCTTGCCCAGCTGCTTCCTCATAACCTGAGGTACCATTAATTTGTCCGGCAGTGAACAGACCAGGAAGACGTTTAGTTTCAAGAGATGGCCATAGCTGCGTAGGAACCATTGCATCATATTCAATAGCATAGCCATTACGCATCATTTCTACTTTTTCCATACCAGGAATTGAACGAAGAATCGCAAGCTGAACATCTTCGGGAAGACTCGTAGACAGACCTTGTACATAGTACTCCGATGTATTTTTACCTTCTGGCTCCAAAAAGATCTGGTGTTTCGATTTATCACTAAATCTTACTACCTTATCTTCTATAGATGGGCAGTAGCGTGGCCCTGTTCCTTCAATAATACCTGTAAACATCGGAGCACGATGAAGGTTATCATTAATGATCTGATGAGTAACCTCAGAAGTATACGTTAACCAACAAGGGAGTTGTTCATTGTCTGATGATTTCGTTTCAAAAGAAAAGAATTTCGGTTCATCATCCCCCGGTTGAATTTCGGTCTTCGAGAAATCAATCGTATCGCGGTGTACACGCGGTGGTGTACCTGTCTTAAACCGCACCAATTCAAATCCAAGCTCGCGCAAATGCTCGGAGAGTTTAACGGACGGCTGCTGATTGTTAGGTCCGCTCTCATACGTCAGTTCACCCATAATCACTTTACCACGCAGGTAAGTGCCTGTAGTCAGGATAACAGTCTTACTATGGTATTCCGTTCCTGTCTTCGTAATTACACCCGCACAACGTCCATCCTCAACAATTAATCGCTCAACCATTCCTTGACGAAGAGTCAAATTAGGAGTTCTCTCCATGGTTTCCTTCATCGCATGTTGGTACAGGAACTTATCGGCTTGTGCACGCAATGCATGTACCGCAGGTCCCTTCCCTGTGTTAAGCATACGAAGTTGAATAAAAGTCTTATCTATATTACGGCCCATTTCTCCGCCGAGCGCATCAATCTCGCGCACTACATGTCCTTTGGCAGGTCCGCCTATGGACGGATTGCAGGGCATGAATGCAACCATATCCAGGTTAATTGTGATCATCAACGTGCTGCAGCCCATCCGGGCTGACGCCAGTGCTGCCTCACAACCGGCATGACCAGCGCCAATGACGATTACGTCATAGCTGCCTCCATCATAACTCATGTCCTGTTTCCCCCTATATATTATATTAAAATGCAAATGCTATTTTCCTAAACAAAATTGTGAGAATATTTGGTCTAACAACGAGTCCGCTGCTGTATCGCCAATAATTTCACCAAGTTGTTCCCATGCGAGCCGTACATCGATTTGAATCATATCAATCGGAATATACTGTTCCGCGGCCTGGTATGCATCCTGTAGCGATTTATAGGCTTTTTTAAGCAGTGCTATATGTCTCACATTACTTACATATGTCAAGTCACCCGATTCCAGCTTCCCGCCAAAAAAAAGTGTCGAAATGGCATCTTCAAGTTTGTCTAGACCTTCCTCTTCCAGTACGGACATCGGTACGATGCTGGACTCATCAAAGAATGAGCGCAGCTTATCCTTATCCAGTTTGGATGGTAAGTCCATTTTATTCATGATCACCAGACATTGTCTACCGTGGATTTGTTCCATCAATGCCAATTCATCCTTATGCAGCTCTTCATTAGCGTTTAGCACAAGAAGAATCAGGTCCGCATCACTAACTGCTGCTTTAGAGCGTTCCACACCAATCTTCTCCACTACATCCATCGTTTCACGAATTCCAGCCGTATCAAGAAGCTTAAGCGGAATATTGTTTATCGTTATATATTCTTCTATTACATCGCGTGTTGTTCCGGGAATATCCGTTACAATCGCTTTGTTATCACGTGCTAATGCGTTCAGCAATGAAGATTTACCAACATTGGGACGTCCGACTATAGCTGTCGTTATACCCTCGCGAAGTATTTTTCCTTCATTAGAAGTCTTAAGCAGCTTTGTGATTCCTTCCATAACTTCACTGCTTTTATCTTTAATAAATTCAGCTGTCATAGATTCTACATCATGTTCTGGATAATCTATATTTACTTCGATATGAGCCAGCATCTCAATAAGTGTATGGCGCAAAGCATGAATTCGATCCGATAAGGACCCGCTGACCTGCTTTAAAGCCACTGAAAAAGCTCGATCCGACTTCGATCGAATTAAATCAATAACCGCTTCAGCCTGTGATAAATCAATACGTCCGCCCAAGAAAGCACGCTTGGTGAACTCACCGGGCTCGGCTAACCTTATCTCCTGCTGAAGAAGTAAATCCATCACCCTTCTTACAGAGATTACACCACCATGAGCACTGATCTCTACTACATCCTCGGTCGTAAAAGAACGTGGGCCCTTCATTACGGTTACTAGTACTTCTTCCATCTTCTCTCCGTTATCCGGACTAACGATATGTCCGTAATGAACGGTATGTGATTCTGCTTCAGTTAATGGAATACGGCTACGAAATAATGGTGCCACTTGGGAAATAGCCTGGGGGCCACTTACCCGAATAATAGCAATTCCTCCCTCGCCTAATGCCGTCGATACGGCAGCAATGGTGTCACTAAGCATGCTGTTTTTCACCCCAAAACGTATATTTTTTGAATAGAAACGGTCTTGTATTTCAAGTATAAATGCCTTCAGCGTCCCTATAAGGACGGTAAGCGTTTAAGCGAGAAATATAAAGAAAATTTATAGCGTGCAACATATAAATTCTTATATTTTTAAAAAAGCAATGACCCCTTACATTGGTCAAGGAGTCATTGCATCCATATAGTCTTACTTCAAAGTTATAACGACGCGGCGATTCGGCTCTTCGCCCTTACTAAGGGTATTCACCTGCCGATGATCCTGTAATCTGGAGTGAATAATTTTCCGCTCCTGAGGTGACATCGGCTCTAATACAACCTCTTTACGGGTCCGAATGACACGACCTGCTAAACGATCAGCCAGCTCTTCGAGAGTTTTTTTACGGCGCTCACGGAAGTTCTCCGCATCTAGCACAAGCCGTATAAAACTGTCGGAGTAACGGTTAGCTACGATATTAGCCAAATACTGCAGAGCATCGAGTGTTTGTCCTCTTCTACCAATCAACAGTCCTAGATCTGGACCTGATATCTGCAGAATCGTGGATTCCTTGGTGTGGACGATTTCGACTTCCACTTCGAGCCCCATGCTCTTAGCGACATCCACAATGAAATGAACGGCTTCTTGGTAAGCTTCCTCCACCGGTTGTCCGGAATCTTGGCGTGGCACACCGCCGTTAGCCTCCTGTTTGCTCTCTCTTGTTGACTGCTGAGGCAGTGACGGAGCACTCGCCGCTGATGCCGGTGCGGCTTCGGATATCAAGGTTAACTCAACCTTGGCACCTTTCGCACCGATCAATCCCAGGAATCCTCTTGATGGCTGCTCAAGTACGTTGACCGTTACCCGGTCCTTTTGAACTCCAAGCTGGGTTAGTCCCCGTTCTACAGCTTCTTCAATGGTTTTCCCTGTTGCGACGACTTTGCTCATTTTGACTTTTTGGCTCCCTTCGATGATTTACTGCCGCCTTTGCTCTTCACAACAGTTGAGTCATCTGTACTTTTCACAGCACTTGCGATTGCCAATTTGTGTTTATCGTTGTTGCGATATAAGAAATAGTTCTGAACAATAGTGTAAATGTTGCTGTATACCCAGTATAGTGGCAATGCTGACGGGAAGTTGTAGGACATAACGAAAATCAGAACTGGATAGATCATCATCATGAACTGCATCGGACCCTGCTGCTGCATTGGGTTCATTTTAGTCATCATTCTAGTTTGTATAAATGTAGTTAATGCTGCAAGCACTGGCAAGATAAACAGATGATCCGGTTTACCTAGCTCCAGCCACAAGAAGGAATGCTCCCGTAGATGAGGATTATAGTAAATCGAATTGTAGAGAGCAATAAATATTGGCATTTGTACGATCAGCGGTAAACAACCCGCCATTGGATTAACCTTGTTCTCTTGGAACAAACGCATCGTTTCTTGCTGCACCTTTTCAGGTGTGTCTTTATATTTTTTCTGGATCTTTTGGAGTTCCGGTTGTATGGCTTGCATTGCACGCGAGCTCTTCACCTGTTTAATAGTAAGCGGAAGAATCAACGTG
The window above is part of the Paenibacillus sp. FSL K6-0276 genome. Proteins encoded here:
- the rsmG gene encoding 16S rRNA (guanine(527)-N(7))-methyltransferase RsmG, whose protein sequence is MDNTEVQFTQLLQERGITLTAEQLEQFDLYYKELVSWNEKMNLTGITEREQVYTKHFYDSISLAFFLNINEINNLADIGSGAGFPGIPLKICFPHLKLTIIDSLSKRISFLQHVCTKLKLTDVQLIHGRAEDIARQFTHRDAYDLVTARAVARLSLLNEFCLPFTRKDGVFAAMKGNDPSEELSEAKYSLKELRAQLGKVESFSLPVEESARHIVIIRKTGATPAKYPRKAGIPSKTPLIK
- the mnmG gene encoding tRNA uridine-5-carboxymethylaminomethyl(34) synthesis enzyme MnmG gives rise to the protein MSYDGGSYDVIVIGAGHAGCEAALASARMGCSTLMITINLDMVAFMPCNPSIGGPAKGHVVREIDALGGEMGRNIDKTFIQLRMLNTGKGPAVHALRAQADKFLYQHAMKETMERTPNLTLRQGMVERLIVEDGRCAGVITKTGTEYHSKTVILTTGTYLRGKVIMGELTYESGPNNQQPSVKLSEHLRELGFELVRFKTGTPPRVHRDTIDFSKTEIQPGDDEPKFFSFETKSSDNEQLPCWLTYTSEVTHQIINDNLHRAPMFTGIIEGTGPRYCPSIEDKVVRFSDKSKHQIFLEPEGKNTSEYYVQGLSTSLPEDVQLAILRSIPGMEKVEMMRNGYAIEYDAMVPTQLWPSLETKRLPGLFTAGQINGTSGYEEAAGQGVMAGINAARKVQDKEPVVLDRSQGYIGVLIDDLVTKGTNEPYRLLTSRAEYRLLLRHDNADLRLTPIGYDIGLIPQARFENFVDKKERVEREIVRLQETKVKPVEVNHILAQYESAPIVDGSNLLVLMRRPELDYSFVDQVSPSPEMLDAEMKEQVEIQIKYAGYIEKQLQHVERLQKMEKKKIPDDINYNEIHGLAMEARQKLTKIRPISIGQASRISGVTPADISILLVYLEHYNRVTAAKG
- the mnmE gene encoding tRNA uridine-5-carboxymethylaminomethyl(34) synthesis GTPase MnmE, coding for MLSDTIAAVSTALGEGGIAIIRVSGPQAISQVAPLFRSRIPLTEAESHTVHYGHIVSPDNGEKMEEVLVTVMKGPRSFTTEDVVEISAHGGVISVRRVMDLLLQQEIRLAEPGEFTKRAFLGGRIDLSQAEAVIDLIRSKSDRAFSVALKQVSGSLSDRIHALRHTLIEMLAHIEVNIDYPEHDVESMTAEFIKDKSSEVMEGITKLLKTSNEGKILREGITTAIVGRPNVGKSSLLNALARDNKAIVTDIPGTTRDVIEEYITINNIPLKLLDTAGIRETMDVVEKIGVERSKAAVSDADLILLVLNANEELHKDELALMEQIHGRQCLVIMNKMDLPSKLDKDKLRSFFDESSIVPMSVLEEEGLDKLEDAISTLFFGGKLESGDLTYVSNVRHIALLKKAYKSLQDAYQAAEQYIPIDMIQIDVRLAWEQLGEIIGDTAADSLLDQIFSQFCLGK
- the jag gene encoding RNA-binding cell elongation regulator Jag/EloR; this translates as MSKVVATGKTIEEAVERGLTQLGVQKDRVTVNVLEQPSRGFLGLIGAKGAKVELTLISEAAPASAASAPSLPQQSTRESKQEANGGVPRQDSGQPVEEAYQEAVHFIVDVAKSMGLEVEVEIVHTKESTILQISGPDLGLLIGRRGQTLDALQYLANIVANRYSDSFIRLVLDAENFRERRKKTLEELADRLAGRVIRTRKEVVLEPMSPQERKIIHSRLQDHRQVNTLSKGEEPNRRVVITLK
- a CDS encoding YidC/Oxa1 family membrane protein insertase, coding for MSLMKTRRGKWFLLITVMVLSLAVLSGCAPSSTAVTHTTEDLKNGGFWQSNVVYYFAIALDKFADWFNGEYGLAVLVMVIIVRTLILPLTIKQVKSSRAMQAIQPELQKIQKKYKDTPEKVQQETMRLFQENKVNPMAGCLPLIVQMPIFIALYNSIYYNPHLREHSFLWLELGKPDHLFILPVLAALTTFIQTRMMTKMNPMQQQGPMQFMMMIYPVLIFVMSYNFPSALPLYWVYSNIYTIVQNYFLYRNNDKHKLAIASAVKSTDDSTVVKSKGGSKSSKGAKKSK